A window of Aricia agestis chromosome 3, ilAriAges1.1, whole genome shotgun sequence contains these coding sequences:
- the LOC121725241 gene encoding BTB/POZ domain-containing protein 17: MSLSANASSSSTSNQHNPLENSEDVEVDNSKSVLHKIATLYAEQLMSDLILEVGGTEYPAHRLILCATSEVFQIMLMNREWSEWRESRIVLQETPIAASVFPHFLKYFYTGQIKISHISVLPVLSLADKYNVKDLVTLCLSYMSQHIAQAATRGQLISWMQYTMACGHNDVAKACQNFVKWNMEWVWVESCLGELEADTLLLLLQQSDLVLENEISLYQFVVRWLYKQKERLTASEASEAEIKMHWESLVSIVVSHVRFPMMCPNQLAKLLLCPLTQEHKEFFMERMAIAMSYQSGQYERVSEIQQTEAGRMLFTPRLYTEDIWGSILAVDHFHSLPCYHTRTFIFSTRPSIIDVASEKMTEWTVDLYPKGVWFKKSMMIIWTGTYDIPEVVLRTVRVSITCNMDAKSDDNDDTDVRVKIGILVWGVQNGVEHVSAVLERVHWFSKHNRVLNIDGALDFDELNTPLYSPANSNLAPPKKCPKCTEDCEPAEPKHLLGPNRDHLRIQVVILPLTDYCHVSPHT; this comes from the exons ATGAGTTTATCAGCAAATGCATCTTCTTCCTCAACCTCAAATCAACATAACCCACTGGAAAACAGCGAAGATGTGGAG GTGGATAATTCAAAGAGTGTTCTTCACAAGATAGCAACACTGTATGCAGAACAGCTGATGAGTGATTTGATTCTAGAAGTTGGTGGGACTGAGTATCCCGCTCACCGTCTGATACTATGTGCTACTAGCGAAGTATTCCAA attatgtTGATGAACAGAGAGTGGAGTGAGTGGCGTGAGAGCCGTATTGTTCTTCAGGAGACACCCATTGCTGCATCTGTGTTTCCTCACTTTCTGAA GTACTTTTATACTGGCCAAATTAAAATTTCACACATAAGTGTACTACCAGTTCTGTCTTTAGCagataaatataatgttaag gaTCTGGTGACTCTGTGTCTCAGCTACATGTCGCAGCACATAGCCCAGGCGGCAACAAGGGGACAGCTGATTTCATGGATGCAATACACTATGGCGTGTGGACACAATGATGTGGCTAAG GCGTGCCAGAACTTTGTGAAGTGGAACATGGAGTGGGTGTGGGTGGAGAGTTGCCTGGGCGAGCTGGAGGCGGACACGCTGCTGCTGCTACTCCAGCAGAGCGACCTGGTGCTGGAGAACGAGATCTCGCTGTACCA GTTCGTCGTCCGTTGGCTGTACAAGCAAAAGGAACGATTGACTGCCAGTGAGGCGAGTGAGGCTGAAATTAAAATGCACTGGGAGTCCCTCGTCAGCATAGTAGTTTCTCACGTCAG gttCCCAATGATGTGCCCAAACCAGCTGGCTAAGTTGCTGCTGTGCCCTTTAACACAGGAGCATAAGGAGTTCTTTATGGAGAGGATGGCTATTGCCATGAGCTATCAGTCGG GTCAATACGAGCGAGTATCCGAAATACAGCAGACGGAGGCGGGCCGGATGTTGTTCACGCCCCGTCTCTACACGGAGGACATCTGGGGTTCGATTCTTGCGGTGGACCACTTCCACTCCCTGCCGTGCTACCACACGAGGACGTTCATCTTCTCCACGCGCCCGTCCATCATTGATGTTGCCAGCGAGAAGATGACGGAGTGGACGGTGGATTTGTACCCGAAGGGCGTGTGGTTCAAGAAGAGCATGATGATTATATGGACGGGGACTTATGAT ATTCCTGAGGTAGTGTTGCGCACGGTGCGAGTGTCCATCACGTGCAACATGGACGCCAAGTCCGACGACAATGACGACACCGACGTTAGAGTCAAG ATCGGTATCCTGGTGTGGGGCGTGCAGAACGGCGTGGAGCACGTGTCCGCCGTGCTCGAGCGCGTGCACTGGTTCTCCAAACACAACAG AGTATTAAACATCGATGGTGCCCTTGATTTTGACGAGCTGAATACGCCCCTGTACTCACCAGCTAACTCGAACCTGGCGCCACCTAA AAAATGCCCTAAATGTACGGAAGACTGCGAGCCGGCCGAGCCCAAACATCTGCTTGGGCCCAACCGTGACCACTTGCGG ATACAAGTGGTGATTCTGCCGCTAACGGACTACTGCCACGTGAGTCCGCACACATGA
- the LOC121725259 gene encoding glucosidase 2 subunit beta — MGIKKKKNIIIITLCVVISFIIYQLYFFLTLTSDAAQANKVIQVVDHNSINDLIHIKSEDDKFINDNGVVRGVFYTHVKYYRPNSNYEFKCISSKHHIPFDLVNDDFCDCEDGTDEPSTSACPSGVFYCDTQLKKKHSIFSIPSSKVNDGICDCCDGSDEWLHEKKQLLSQSTKQHFRYFVSKCPNVCD, encoded by the coding sequence ATGGgtataaagaaaaagaaaaacattatCATAATAACGTTGTGTGTGGTcataagttttattatttatcagcTGTACTTTTTTCTAACCTTAACGTCTGATGCGGCTCAAGCAAACAAAGTGATACAAGTCGTGGATCACAATAGCATTAACGATTTAATACACATAAAATCAGAGGACGATAAATTTATAAACGACAACGGAGTAGTACGCGGTGTTTTTTACACACACGTTAAATATTATCGTCCCAATTCTAATTATGAATTTAAATGCATTTCTTCAAAACATCATATACCTTTTGACCTGGTGAATGATGATTTCTGTGATTGTGAAGATGGCACGGATGAGCCGAGCACATCTGCATGCCCGTCTGGCGTGTTTTACTGTGACACACAGCTGAAAAAGAAGCATTCAATCTTTTCGATACCATCTAGTAAAGTAAATGATGGTATATGTGACTGTTGTGATGGTTCCGATGAATGGCTACATGAAAAGAAGCAACTGCTCAGTCAATCAACAAAGCAACATtttagatattttgtttccaagtGTCCAAACGTTTGTGattaa
- the LOC121725249 gene encoding FK506-binding protein 59 isoform X1 — protein sequence MTVDEGIDISPTGDRGVLKRIIKEGEGTATPGIGCSVTVHYTGTLLDGTKFDSSKDRNEPFEFPLGKKQVIRAWDIGVATMKKGEVCVLTCAPEYAYGARGSPPKIPPNSTLQFEVEMIDWALEDLSPNKMKGILRNIIEEGTGDSKPNDGSQVTVELEGKLKDGKVFDNRTVTFTLGDGHESNICEGIERALEKFLLNEKSTLILQPKYAFKSKGNAELGVPPNSVVEYTVKLTSFEKTKELWAMEDEEKLEQAQIVKDKGTEYFKASKFDQAIKKYMKVLNFLDGLLEDEAFGKDEKKLSKAKELTLSAHLNLSLVYLKTKPEHFFEAKDHANKALKVDPNNVKGLFRRGQALVGLGEADEAKLDFQKVLDAEPQNKAAANQIIICRNIIQKQKQKEKQLFANMFDKFAKHDNEVEKARAKELDVIGEKVGEWGKGEGEWTDEQRTRKPTEFEKENPNILMLDKDGQFQNM from the exons ATGACTGTCGACGAAGGAATTGATATTTCGCCGACCGGTGACCGTGGTGTACTCAAGCGAATAATCAAGGAAGGCGAAGGGACAGCAACTCCTGGGATCGGGTGTTCAGTTACCGTACATTATACAGGAACTCTATTGGATGGTACAAAATTCGATTCAAGCAAAGATAGAAATGAACCCTTTGAATTTCCACTTGGAAAAA aacAAGTTATAAGAGCGTGGGACATTGGTGTAGCTACAATGAAGAAGGGGGAGGTCTGTGTGCTGACTTGTGCACCGGAATATGCTTATGGTGCTCGGGGTTCCCCACCTAAAATACCCCCAAACTCTACATTACAGTTTGAA gttGAAATGATTGATTGGGCTTTAGAAGACCTAAGTCCAAACAAAATGAAAGGTATACTCCGCAACATTATTGAAGAAGGCACAGGGGATTCTAAACCAAATGATGGTTCTCAGGTCACAG TTGAGCTAGAGGGAAAACTAAAGGATGGAAAGGTATTCGACAACAGGACAGTCACTTTTACCCTGGGCGATGGACACGAAAGCAACATTTGTGAAGGAATTGAAAGAGCTCTAGAAAAGTTTTTGCTGAACGAAAAATCTACATTGATCTTGCAACCGAAATATGCTTTCAAATCTAAAGGAAATGCGGAATTAGGAGTACCACCTAACTCAGTAGTTGAATACACTGTTAAATTGACAAGCTTCGAGAAAACAAAAGAACTGTGGGCGATGGAGGATGAGGAGAAGCTAGAGCAAGCGCAAATAGTTAAGGATAAAGGCACTGAGTACTTCAAAGCTAGTAAATTTGATCAAGCTATCAAAAAGTACATGAAAGTATTGAATTTCCTGGATG GTTTACTTGAGGACGAAGCATTTGGCAAGGATGAAAAGAAGTTGTCAAAAGCAAAAGAGCTCACACTCTCAGCACACTTGAATCTCTCTCTGGTGTACCTAAAAACAAAGCCAGAACATTTCTTTGAAGCAAAAGATCACGCGAATAAGGCATTGAAGGTTGACCCCAATAATGTCAAGGGCCTGTTTAGAAGAGGCCAGGCTTTAGTGGGACTGGGCGAGGCCGATGAAGCTAAACTAGACTTCCAGAAGGTTCTTGACGCTGAGCCACAGAACAAA GCTGCAGCAAATCAGATAATTATCTGCCGCAACATTATACAAAAGCAAAAACAGAAAGAGAAGCAATTGTTCGCCAACATGTTTGACAAGTTCGCCAAGCACGACAACGAG gtggAGAAAGCAAGAGCTAAAGAATTAGACGTAATCGGCGAGAAAGTAGGCGAATGGGGCAAAGGGGAAGGAGAATGGACAGACGAGCAGCGAACTAGGAAACCGACTGAATTCGAGAAAGAAAATCCTAACATTCTCATGTTAGACAAAGATGGACAGTTTCAGAATATGTAA
- the LOC121725249 gene encoding peptidyl-prolyl cis-trans isomerase FKBP4 isoform X2 yields MTVDEGIDISPTGDRGVLKRIIKEGEGTATPGIGCSVTVHYTGTLLDGTKFDSSKDRNEPFEFPLGKKQVIRAWDIGVATMKKGEVCVLTCAPEYAYGARGSPPKIPPNSTLQFEVEMIDWALEDLSPNKMKGILRNIIEEGTGDSKPNDGSQVTVELEGKLKDGKVFDNRTVTFTLGDGHESNICEGIERALEKFLLNEKSTLILQPKYAFKSKGNAELGVPPNSVVEYTVKLTSFEKTKELWAMEDEEKLEQAQIVKDKGTEYFKASKFDQAIKKYMKVLNFLDGLLEDEAFGKDEKKLSKAKELTLSAHLNLSLVYLKTKPEHFFEAKDHANKALKVDPNNVKGLFRRGQALVGLGEADEAKLDFQKVLDAEPQNKAAANQIIICRNIIQKQKQKEKQLFANMFDKFAKHDNEVTGGESKS; encoded by the exons ATGACTGTCGACGAAGGAATTGATATTTCGCCGACCGGTGACCGTGGTGTACTCAAGCGAATAATCAAGGAAGGCGAAGGGACAGCAACTCCTGGGATCGGGTGTTCAGTTACCGTACATTATACAGGAACTCTATTGGATGGTACAAAATTCGATTCAAGCAAAGATAGAAATGAACCCTTTGAATTTCCACTTGGAAAAA aacAAGTTATAAGAGCGTGGGACATTGGTGTAGCTACAATGAAGAAGGGGGAGGTCTGTGTGCTGACTTGTGCACCGGAATATGCTTATGGTGCTCGGGGTTCCCCACCTAAAATACCCCCAAACTCTACATTACAGTTTGAA gttGAAATGATTGATTGGGCTTTAGAAGACCTAAGTCCAAACAAAATGAAAGGTATACTCCGCAACATTATTGAAGAAGGCACAGGGGATTCTAAACCAAATGATGGTTCTCAGGTCACAG TTGAGCTAGAGGGAAAACTAAAGGATGGAAAGGTATTCGACAACAGGACAGTCACTTTTACCCTGGGCGATGGACACGAAAGCAACATTTGTGAAGGAATTGAAAGAGCTCTAGAAAAGTTTTTGCTGAACGAAAAATCTACATTGATCTTGCAACCGAAATATGCTTTCAAATCTAAAGGAAATGCGGAATTAGGAGTACCACCTAACTCAGTAGTTGAATACACTGTTAAATTGACAAGCTTCGAGAAAACAAAAGAACTGTGGGCGATGGAGGATGAGGAGAAGCTAGAGCAAGCGCAAATAGTTAAGGATAAAGGCACTGAGTACTTCAAAGCTAGTAAATTTGATCAAGCTATCAAAAAGTACATGAAAGTATTGAATTTCCTGGATG GTTTACTTGAGGACGAAGCATTTGGCAAGGATGAAAAGAAGTTGTCAAAAGCAAAAGAGCTCACACTCTCAGCACACTTGAATCTCTCTCTGGTGTACCTAAAAACAAAGCCAGAACATTTCTTTGAAGCAAAAGATCACGCGAATAAGGCATTGAAGGTTGACCCCAATAATGTCAAGGGCCTGTTTAGAAGAGGCCAGGCTTTAGTGGGACTGGGCGAGGCCGATGAAGCTAAACTAGACTTCCAGAAGGTTCTTGACGCTGAGCCACAGAACAAA GCTGCAGCAAATCAGATAATTATCTGCCGCAACATTATACAAAAGCAAAAACAGAAAGAGAAGCAATTGTTCGCCAACATGTTTGACAAGTTCGCCAAGCACGACAACGAGGTAACAG gtggAGAAAGCAAGAGCTAA